DNA from Drosophila gunungcola strain Sukarami chromosome 3L unlocalized genomic scaffold, Dgunungcola_SK_2 000002F, whole genome shotgun sequence:
tcatcatcagtaTGACCACCATAAACACCTATCTTCATCATCGTTCAATGCTGAGATagtttttacataaaatattcagttgTAGTTACACAATTACAAtatttggttgttttttttctggctaAAATTTACGGACAATGTTACATACACCTAAATACATACACACAGACACAAAAATCGTTTCACTACGTACATATgcatgtgtgtatatatagaGTCAATTATTGAAGTGTGATATCTTTGTTAAATTTCGTGGTTTTTGGTGGAACCAACCCTTCCTTACGctgcataaattttaaaagaatataatatttcttgTAGATTTTCGCTCCTCTTCGAATTTCCCCTGCGAACGCTGAggacttttttgtttttacacaTTTTCCTTGTGGCTCATTTATACacataaaattgttgttgatTTAATTCTGATATAAATACTTTAGATATACTTTTGTCAGTATTTTTTTACAGCACGGTAGTCAATAAggtaaaaaattaaccaactgaaacaaaaaatcttaCCATTCCAAAGCAAAGTAACCGAAAactgaaaattgtaaaaacagTTGAACtgaaaaaaagttgaaataaaaaaactaaagaggtttttttttttgaaatttttaaacaaattttttattgatttgacAATACAAATTTCTGCGCCagtgtaattttttgtttgttttttgttttttttttgttgtttttgcatctttgttttttgttgttggtttgtCTAAGCATAAAAATcgtaattaattaatagtaataattaataattataatagtACTGCATAATTAAAGTGTAATTAATATAATAGTTTTGTTGCTACCGCAAGTtttctcttttgtttttttctgtaatataaatgtatactttacgtttaaataatatatcataatttctgtttgttttttttgtattttttgcttgGTTTTCTAAGATGCCAATCAAACATTGAATCTTTTAAGCATAGGTTTCTTCACTAATAATTATGTGTATTTATATGtactttaaatatgtttttgtgtttaatttaacatttaactaTGTACACAACAGATATATTTAACGTTGGGTTTCTCTGCTTCATTATCATCTTACTGTTTGCTGCTAAAACTTGAAGCATTTTGTTTGATACTCATTCAtttcatgtttattttaattgtatttcttgtggtagttttaaaattagaaaacaatatttattccACTTGATTCTTTAGCGTAGAGAAGAGCTTTGTGCCAAAGGAGAAATGAGGAATAGTTAGAGATAGCTAGATAGACAGACAGAAATATCGATGATATCGTAGAAGGGtggaaaattataacaaattcgtaaaattagttaaattcataaaaaatgaatCGTTATCAACTTAATCgtagttaaaatttgttgcaaACTGCACTTCAATTCTGCTCGGAGATCgcacattaaaaaatttcacacacattgtttttgtttttaggtatttaaaaatttaataataataatttgcagttttttcaaaaaacattcaaaaaagCAAAGTAGTTTTGCTCCACCTACAACTAAAGCGCTAAACATAGTTTACTCATAAACGTAATTAATATGTACAACAAGTgcttaaaacttataaaacaaTCAGGGGCCGATAGACAGGGGTTtggggggtggtgggtggtggtggtgagGGGGCATTGTAGGTAGCAGCTGAAGAAAAGTCAATGCAAAATCAGAGCGCTgccttgttttgtttttttgttggttgcTGGCTACGTTAAAGTTTAActgctaaaatatatttatgtttttttctgtttttctttttcttttgtaataCCATTCAAGCttgggtttttttgtttgttttgttttgttttaaattaataacttgtagttgttttgtttgttgttgctttaaatattagtttttttttaaattgcatgcatgttgtttttgctttgaAACTTTGTACACGgctcaattaaaatgtaaaataatttaattcaactCCTGCTTCCTTTGCCTTCGCTTCGCCTTCGCCTTCGCCTTTGCCTTCGCTGAACTGCCACTCCCAGTCTCTGTCTCTCGCACTTCTCCCACTCCCACTGTCACTCCCACTTTCTCTTACGCCTCCAGCTTGACCTTGTGCACGGCGGTGGTGAGTACCGGATTGGGGGATCGGGATCCCGAACCGGAGCCCACACTCGCCGGCGGACTGCTGCTGGGCGCCGGACTCGCCGCCGCCGACGGCGGTCCATTCGAGGCGGTCACCGTGACATCGGCTGACAGGGTGGGATACCGCTGAACGGCATTGGCGGCGGCCACCAAGGCGTGCAGCTTGCTGGGCGGCGGCGTGGGCGATTTCTTGGACAGATTCAGCGGCTGCGCCGAGTCGGCAATGTCCACCTGCAGCTCCAGCAGCGGAGTGGCCGCGCCGTTCGAGGCCGAACTGGAGCTGGCCGGGGCACCGGTGCCGTTGCTCGTCGAGTGCGGCGACTGGAAATACTGGCAGCTGCCGGCCGAGCTGGAACTGCAGTTGGAGGatgtggaggaggaggacgaactggagctggagctggagctcgagctggagctgctgccgttgctgtgcGGCGAGACGGACTGCTGGCGCTGCTGGCAGGTGGTGGTGATCACCGAGCTGCTGCCCCACCGCTGCTGCGCCTGCGTCTGGCCCACCGTCGGCGGGGGCGTCGAGCTGCTGCTGGGACTGCGGTTGCCCACTCCgttggtggtgctgctggcCGCCGTGCTGTTCTCGCGCTTCAAGTAGTTCTGGATGATGTCGCTGCGCTTCATCTGCTCGGGTGTCATGCGCGGCTCGGCCATCAGCGATTTGGCCAGCACCGAGTGCGAGCTGGCCATCGAGGCCTTGGGACTGCTGCGCGTCAGGTGCATGTGCAGCTGGCTCTGGGCGGAATTTCCCAGTCCGCCGGCCGCAGCGCCGACCACCGAGgttggcggcggcggcggcgtgGCCACGCTGTTGGGCGTGGGACTCTGGCGCGGACTGCCGGCACTCAGGCTGTTCGAACCGGAGGTGGAACTGCTGGCATCGGCCTCGGCGGTCTCGAACTCGCGATGCCTCAGGGCCCGGAATTTCTTGTGCGGCTTGTAGGCCTCGTCCATCAGCGAGTTGGTGTCGTACAGTGGCGGCGCCTGCAGCACGCGCTTCAGCACCGGCATGTCCTCCACAATCTGACGCTTCAGATGGCCGCTGCTCGAGGGCTGGGGCGAGCGGACCGGCGACACAGCCACCACACTCAGCTGGGGATGCTGCACCATCTGGGCCTGATTGCCGCCGGCCGCATCGCTGCAGTCCAGGGCATCGTCCACACTGGACCGCGGACTGGAGCACGAGGAGCTGCCGCCCGAGCTCACCGCCTTGCATTCGTTCTTCTCGTTGCCCGACTCAATGCCCGAATCCGTGGGCGAGTCCAGCTTCCTGTAGCGGGCTGCTCCGGCTGTCAAATGATGGTGCAATTGTgggtgctgctggtggtgcatctgctgctgttgctgctgcgggtgatgttgctgctgctgctgttggtgctgatgttgctggtgttgctgctgctgctgctgctggtgctggtggtgtCGCACAATCGGCGTGATTGTCAGCCCATTCTGGGTGAGATGTGCATGCGAGCCGACAATGTCCATGTCGGCTGCGCCAGAGTCACCGCTGGAACCGGAATTGGCCCTGTTCCTCAGGGGGCATCCACCGGAGAGGGTGGCCGCCAGCAGGGGAGCCGAACTGGCCAAAGCCGAAGGCTGTTGCTGCGGCGGCGAGGGCAGGGACACGCCCTGCGGCTGCGAGCTACTCGGACTGCCATAGTCCAGGTCGGCCGACTCACTGCTCGACACCGAGCCCAGCGGACTCTTGGCCGCCTCCACGTCCATGGCATCCGCCCAGCTGCCCGATGGCGACTTGTTCTGCTGGCCATCGCTGTTGTTGCCGTCCTCCATGGACCACATCTGCTGGCGCATCAGCTCCTTGTGCTCGGTGCGGAATACGACCAGCTTCTCGGTGTGCAGGGTGCTCAGGGTGCGCAAATCGGGCATCGTTTCCAGCAACTTGGCGAGGAACTCGGGCTGATCGGGCCTGTTCTGGGCCACAATGTACTGCAGGCAGCCCTTGAGACGTGAGTACATCTTCTCGATCAGCTCCAAGTTGCGCAGACCGGGGCGATCCGGTGTGATCAGCACAATGGCGCAGAACAGACCGATCTCGGCGTCCGTCAGGTTCATCGAGTTCATGCGCTCCGCAAAGTTAAAGGTGGAGTCCACCAGGAAGCGGGCATTGGCGCCATTCTGGATCGCATCCCGTCGCATCACCTGGCCATTGAGGCAAATGATCGAGTTTATCGAGGAGTCAAACATGCAGATCAGGCGCACAAACAGCGCATCGAAGAGTCCGGCCTTCAGGAGCGTGAACTTGTCGTCCTGGGTGAGCAGCTGGAAGCCGGGAATCATGCCGGCAAAATCGATCACGCCGCGAATCACGTGGGCGAAACGCTGCGAGAACTCCTGCTCCGATTGCAGCTCAGGGGCGGGGTTCAATGGACAGGCCTGCAATGAAAGAAAACAATAGGTAAAGGGGTTAAAAAGGGGTGCTCTAACATAATACAGAACTTAAATAGCAAACTTAACagagaaagcaaacttcggcaagccgaagttcatatacccttgcagctattgcattaattaaatacttttgaaaacatttaaattatgatttacttgagtatgtgctaaaaaaaaacattgaaactatgattatttgcagctcaattattagatagttattttatatatttttattatttctatgggagctatatgctatagacgtccgattttgataaaatttataccataattctgaaataattaaacattgctatatgtcgaagaactaaacaaaaaattaaaaaaacagaaaagttataattttttcatttatttttccgattgttcctatgggagctatatgctatagtcgtccgattttgatgaaat
Protein-coding regions in this window:
- the LOC128257316 gene encoding ecdysone-induced protein 75B isoform X1, which encodes MLKKLKCMEAVQAAAAAASSSGGSGSGSSSATKLIKTEPIDFEMLHLEENERQGDMEREPSSSNTLTPQRYTHVQVQTVPPRQPTGLTTPGGTQKVILTPRVEYVQQRATSSTGGGVKHIYSQQQVGSRSAPPEATALLTTSSGTPQIIITRTLPSSQHLSRRHSASPSALHHYHQQQQQQQQQQQQQPQRQQQSPPPLHHQQQQQQQHVRVIRDGRLYDETTVVVAARRHSVSPPPLHHHSRSAPVSPVIARRCAAAYMEQQYQQRQTPPLAPPPPPPPPPPPPPPPQQQQQQQQQQYISSGVAPPTAAARKFVVSTSTRHVNVIAANQFQQQHQSQQHQQHQSHQQHVIASVSSSSSSLGSAGSSSSHIFRTPVVSSSSSNSSANNNNIAHSSNMHHQQQQQQQQHQSNLGNSVMRPPPPPPPPKVKHASSSNNSNSSSSNHNNNNNGSSSSSNGEEPSSSIPDLEFDGTTVLCRVCGDKASGFHYGVHSCEGCKGFFRRSIQQKIQYRPCTKNQQCSILRINRNRCQYCRLKKCIAVGMSRDAVRFGRVPKREKARILAAMQQSTQNRGQQRALATELDDQPRLLAAVLRAHLETCEFTKEKVSAMRQRARDCPSYSMPTLLACPLNPAPELQSEQEFSQRFAHVIRGVIDFAGMIPGFQLLTQDDKFTLLKAGLFDALFVRLICMFDSSINSIICLNGQVMRRDAIQNGANARFLVDSTFNFAERMNSMNLTDAEIGLFCAIVLITPDRPGLRNLELIEKMYSRLKGCLQYIVAQNRPDQPEFLAKLLETMPDLRTLSTLHTEKLVVFRTEHKELMRQQMWSMEDGNNSDGQQNKSPSGSWADAMDVEAAKSPLGSVSSSESADLDYGSPSSSQPQGVSLPSPPQQQPSALASSAPLLAATLSGGCPLRNRANSGSSGDSGAADMDIVGSHAHLTQNGLTITPIVRHHQHQQQQQQQHQQHQHQQQQQQHHPQQQQQQMHHQQHPQLHHHLTAGAARYRKLDSPTDSGIESGNEKNECKAVSSGGSSSCSSPRSSVDDALDCSDAAGGNQAQMVQHPQLSVVAVSPVRSPQPSSSGHLKRQIVEDMPVLKRVLQAPPLYDTNSLMDEAYKPHKKFRALRHREFETAEADASSSTSGSNSLSAGSPRQSPTPNSVATPPPPPTSVVGAAAGGLGNSAQSQLHMHLTRSSPKASMASSHSVLAKSLMAEPRMTPEQMKRSDIIQNYLKRENSTAASSTTNGVGNRSPSSSSTPPPTVGQTQAQQRWGSSSVITTTCQQRQQSVSPHSNGSSSSSSSSSSSSSSSSSTSSNCSSSSAGSCQYFQSPHSTSNGTGAPASSSSASNGAATPLLELQVDIADSAQPLNLSKKSPTPPPSKLHALVAAANAVQRYPTLSADVTVTASNGPPSAAASPAPSSSPPASVGSGSGSRSPNPVLTTAVHKVKLEA
- the LOC128257316 gene encoding ecdysone-induced protein 75B isoform X2, with the translated sequence MVCAMQEVAAVQQQQQLQLPQQQQQTQQQHGTTIVLLTGSGGGNLHIVAAPQQHQPMQQQHQQQHQQQAKSQQLKQQHSALVKLLESAPINKQQQTPKQIVYLQQQQQQQQPQQPQRKRLKNEAAIVQQQQQTPATLVKTTTNSNNNTQTTNSISQQQQQIVLLLQHQQQHQQQHQQQPATVAAPAATPKPCADLSAKNDSESGIDEDCPNSDEDCPSANPAATSLEDSSYEQYQCPWKKIRYARELKQRELEQQQTTSGSNTQHQQELEAKPAAALPTSNIKQLHCDSPFSAQTHKEIANLLRQQTQQQQQHQVQQHQQQQQHQQQQQQQQRRDSSDSNCSLMSNSSNSSAGNCCTCNGSDDQQLEEMDEAQDSGCDDELCEQHHQRLDSSQLNYLCQKFDENLDTALSNSNANAGRNTPATAANEDADGFFRRSIQQKIQYRPCTKNQQCSILRINRNRCQYCRLKKCIAVGMSRDAVRFGRVPKREKARILAAMQQSTQNRGQQRALATELDDQPRLLAAVLRAHLETCEFTKEKVSAMRQRARDCPSYSMPTLLACPLNPAPELQSEQEFSQRFAHVIRGVIDFAGMIPGFQLLTQDDKFTLLKAGLFDALFVRLICMFDSSINSIICLNGQVMRRDAIQNGANARFLVDSTFNFAERMNSMNLTDAEIGLFCAIVLITPDRPGLRNLELIEKMYSRLKGCLQYIVAQNRPDQPEFLAKLLETMPDLRTLSTLHTEKLVVFRTEHKELMRQQMWSMEDGNNSDGQQNKSPSGSWADAMDVEAAKSPLGSVSSSESADLDYGSPSSSQPQGVSLPSPPQQQPSALASSAPLLAATLSGGCPLRNRANSGSSGDSGAADMDIVGSHAHLTQNGLTITPIVRHHQHQQQQQQQHQQHQHQQQQQQHHPQQQQQQMHHQQHPQLHHHLTAGAARYRKLDSPTDSGIESGNEKNECKAVSSGGSSSCSSPRSSVDDALDCSDAAGGNQAQMVQHPQLSVVAVSPVRSPQPSSSGHLKRQIVEDMPVLKRVLQAPPLYDTNSLMDEAYKPHKKFRALRHREFETAEADASSSTSGSNSLSAGSPRQSPTPNSVATPPPPPTSVVGAAAGGLGNSAQSQLHMHLTRSSPKASMASSHSVLAKSLMAEPRMTPEQMKRSDIIQNYLKRENSTAASSTTNGVGNRSPSSSSTPPPTVGQTQAQQRWGSSSVITTTCQQRQQSVSPHSNGSSSSSSSSSSSSSSSSSTSSNCSSSSAGSCQYFQSPHSTSNGTGAPASSSSASNGAATPLLELQVDIADSAQPLNLSKKSPTPPPSKLHALVAAANAVQRYPTLSADVTVTASNGPPSAAASPAPSSSPPASVGSGSGSRSPNPVLTTAVHKVKLEA
- the LOC128257316 gene encoding ecdysone-induced protein 75B, isoforms C/D isoform X4, with amino-acid sequence MTVGSREDLFAQAKHIDDTERLIGRVLAEFDGTTVLCRVCGDKASGFHYGVHSCEGCKGFFRRSIQQKIQYRPCTKNQQCSILRINRNRCQYCRLKKCIAVGMSRDAVRFGRVPKREKARILAAMQQSTQNRGQQRALATELDDQPRLLAAVLRAHLETCEFTKEKVSAMRQRARDCPSYSMPTLLACPLNPAPELQSEQEFSQRFAHVIRGVIDFAGMIPGFQLLTQDDKFTLLKAGLFDALFVRLICMFDSSINSIICLNGQVMRRDAIQNGANARFLVDSTFNFAERMNSMNLTDAEIGLFCAIVLITPDRPGLRNLELIEKMYSRLKGCLQYIVAQNRPDQPEFLAKLLETMPDLRTLSTLHTEKLVVFRTEHKELMRQQMWSMEDGNNSDGQQNKSPSGSWADAMDVEAAKSPLGSVSSSESADLDYGSPSSSQPQGVSLPSPPQQQPSALASSAPLLAATLSGGCPLRNRANSGSSGDSGAADMDIVGSHAHLTQNGLTITPIVRHHQHQQQQQQQHQQHQHQQQQQQHHPQQQQQQMHHQQHPQLHHHLTAGAARYRKLDSPTDSGIESGNEKNECKAVSSGGSSSCSSPRSSVDDALDCSDAAGGNQAQMVQHPQLSVVAVSPVRSPQPSSSGHLKRQIVEDMPVLKRVLQAPPLYDTNSLMDEAYKPHKKFRALRHREFETAEADASSSTSGSNSLSAGSPRQSPTPNSVATPPPPPTSVVGAAAGGLGNSAQSQLHMHLTRSSPKASMASSHSVLAKSLMAEPRMTPEQMKRSDIIQNYLKRENSTAASSTTNGVGNRSPSSSSTPPPTVGQTQAQQRWGSSSVITTTCQQRQQSVSPHSNGSSSSSSSSSSSSSSSSSTSSNCSSSSAGSCQYFQSPHSTSNGTGAPASSSSASNGAATPLLELQVDIADSAQPLNLSKKSPTPPPSKLHALVAAANAVQRYPTLSADVTVTASNGPPSAAASPAPSSSPPASVGSGSGSRSPNPVLTTAVHKVKLEA
- the LOC128257316 gene encoding ecdysone-induced protein 75B, isoforms C/D isoform X5: MGEELPILMGILKGNVNYHNAPVRFGRVPKREKARILAAMQQSTQNRGQQRALATELDDQPRLLAAVLRAHLETCEFTKEKVSAMRQRARDCPSYSMPTLLACPLNPAPELQSEQEFSQRFAHVIRGVIDFAGMIPGFQLLTQDDKFTLLKAGLFDALFVRLICMFDSSINSIICLNGQVMRRDAIQNGANARFLVDSTFNFAERMNSMNLTDAEIGLFCAIVLITPDRPGLRNLELIEKMYSRLKGCLQYIVAQNRPDQPEFLAKLLETMPDLRTLSTLHTEKLVVFRTEHKELMRQQMWSMEDGNNSDGQQNKSPSGSWADAMDVEAAKSPLGSVSSSESADLDYGSPSSSQPQGVSLPSPPQQQPSALASSAPLLAATLSGGCPLRNRANSGSSGDSGAADMDIVGSHAHLTQNGLTITPIVRHHQHQQQQQQQHQQHQHQQQQQQHHPQQQQQQMHHQQHPQLHHHLTAGAARYRKLDSPTDSGIESGNEKNECKAVSSGGSSSCSSPRSSVDDALDCSDAAGGNQAQMVQHPQLSVVAVSPVRSPQPSSSGHLKRQIVEDMPVLKRVLQAPPLYDTNSLMDEAYKPHKKFRALRHREFETAEADASSSTSGSNSLSAGSPRQSPTPNSVATPPPPPTSVVGAAAGGLGNSAQSQLHMHLTRSSPKASMASSHSVLAKSLMAEPRMTPEQMKRSDIIQNYLKRENSTAASSTTNGVGNRSPSSSSTPPPTVGQTQAQQRWGSSSVITTTCQQRQQSVSPHSNGSSSSSSSSSSSSSSSSSTSSNCSSSSAGSCQYFQSPHSTSNGTGAPASSSSASNGAATPLLELQVDIADSAQPLNLSKKSPTPPPSKLHALVAAANAVQRYPTLSADVTVTASNGPPSAAASPAPSSSPPASVGSGSGSRSPNPVLTTAVHKVKLEA
- the LOC128257316 gene encoding ecdysone-induced protein 75B, isoforms C/D isoform X3, whose product is MLMSADSSDSAKTSVICSTVSASMVAPPAPEQPSTTAPPILGVTGRSHLENALKLPPNTSVSAYYQHNSKLGMNENYNPEFRSLVAPVTDLDTVPPTGVTMASSSNSPNSSSVKLPLPHSSVIFMSKSSAVSTTTVVVQQQHQQQQQQQMPHHFESLPHHAQQQHQPQQQQPQQHHLQHHPHPHAMYPHGYPQANLHHPGGIVVVPADSRPQTPEYIKSYPVMDTTVASSVKGEPELNIEFDGTTVLCRVCGDKASGFHYGVHSCEGCKGFFRRSIQQKIQYRPCTKNQQCSILRINRNRCQYCRLKKCIAVGMSRDAVRFGRVPKREKARILAAMQQSTQNRGQQRALATELDDQPRLLAAVLRAHLETCEFTKEKVSAMRQRARDCPSYSMPTLLACPLNPAPELQSEQEFSQRFAHVIRGVIDFAGMIPGFQLLTQDDKFTLLKAGLFDALFVRLICMFDSSINSIICLNGQVMRRDAIQNGANARFLVDSTFNFAERMNSMNLTDAEIGLFCAIVLITPDRPGLRNLELIEKMYSRLKGCLQYIVAQNRPDQPEFLAKLLETMPDLRTLSTLHTEKLVVFRTEHKELMRQQMWSMEDGNNSDGQQNKSPSGSWADAMDVEAAKSPLGSVSSSESADLDYGSPSSSQPQGVSLPSPPQQQPSALASSAPLLAATLSGGCPLRNRANSGSSGDSGAADMDIVGSHAHLTQNGLTITPIVRHHQHQQQQQQQHQQHQHQQQQQQHHPQQQQQQMHHQQHPQLHHHLTAGAARYRKLDSPTDSGIESGNEKNECKAVSSGGSSSCSSPRSSVDDALDCSDAAGGNQAQMVQHPQLSVVAVSPVRSPQPSSSGHLKRQIVEDMPVLKRVLQAPPLYDTNSLMDEAYKPHKKFRALRHREFETAEADASSSTSGSNSLSAGSPRQSPTPNSVATPPPPPTSVVGAAAGGLGNSAQSQLHMHLTRSSPKASMASSHSVLAKSLMAEPRMTPEQMKRSDIIQNYLKRENSTAASSTTNGVGNRSPSSSSTPPPTVGQTQAQQRWGSSSVITTTCQQRQQSVSPHSNGSSSSSSSSSSSSSSSSSTSSNCSSSSAGSCQYFQSPHSTSNGTGAPASSSSASNGAATPLLELQVDIADSAQPLNLSKKSPTPPPSKLHALVAAANAVQRYPTLSADVTVTASNGPPSAAASPAPSSSPPASVGSGSGSRSPNPVLTTAVHKVKLEA